The following proteins come from a genomic window of Mariniflexile sp. TRM1-10:
- a CDS encoding VOC family protein has translation MGQLITYLTFNGNCREAMEFYQTCLGGELYFQTLGESPKTKKLPKHMKTYIVQASLRRDGLVLMGTDMTDEELLWGNAVSILLDCNDEDRLKAYYHNLEAEAKATQPLQETYWGELFGRLTDKYGNHWLFHCKKRDVEISQ, from the coding sequence ATGGGACAATTAATCACCTATCTCACGTTTAATGGCAATTGCAGGGAAGCGATGGAATTTTATCAGACATGCCTCGGTGGGGAATTGTATTTCCAGACTTTAGGTGAATCCCCTAAAACAAAAAAGCTGCCCAAGCATATGAAAACGTATATAGTTCAGGCGTCCCTTAGACGCGATGGTTTGGTCTTGATGGGTACCGATATGACCGATGAAGAACTGTTGTGGGGGAATGCGGTGTCCATTTTATTGGACTGTAATGACGAAGATCGGCTTAAAGCCTATTATCATAATTTGGAAGCTGAAGCCAAAGCGACCCAACCTTTACAGGAAACCTACTGGGGAGAACTTTTTGGCCGACTGACCGATAAATATGGAAACCATTGGTTGTTTCATTGCAAAAAAAGGGATGTGGAAATTAGCCAGTGA